A single region of the Streptomyces sp. NBC_01262 genome encodes:
- a CDS encoding MaoC family dehydratase: MTQGRTFASLEELRAAVGEELGTSDWLEVDQKRIDLFAEATGDHQWIHVDPEKAATGPFGTTIAHGYLTLSLIPQFTFSLLKVEGVKMGVNYGVNKVRFPSPVPVGSRLRASSRLAEVTEVPGGAQIVTVVTIEREGGEKPVCVAETVARYYV, encoded by the coding sequence ATGACGCAGGGCAGGACCTTCGCATCGCTGGAAGAGCTGCGGGCCGCGGTCGGCGAGGAACTCGGCACGTCGGACTGGCTGGAGGTCGACCAGAAGCGGATCGACCTGTTCGCGGAGGCGACCGGGGACCACCAGTGGATCCACGTGGACCCGGAGAAGGCCGCGACCGGGCCCTTCGGCACGACCATCGCGCACGGCTACCTGACGCTGTCGCTCATCCCGCAGTTCACCTTCAGCCTGCTCAAGGTCGAGGGCGTCAAGATGGGCGTCAACTACGGCGTCAACAAGGTCCGCTTCCCCTCCCCCGTCCCGGTCGGCTCGCGGCTGCGCGCGTCCTCGCGTCTCGCCGAGGTCACCGAGGTCCCGGGCGGCGCGCAGATCGTCACGGTCGTCACGATCGAGCGCGAGGGCGGCGAGAAGCCGGTGTGCGTGGCGGAGACCGTCGCGCGCTACTACGTCTGA
- a CDS encoding Zn-dependent alcohol dehydrogenase, which translates to MTRAAVLPAVNAPLVVTDIDLPDPGPGQVRVRLAAAGVCHSDLSLATGTLRQPVPAVLGHEGAGTVVAVGDAVTGVAVGDRVVLNWAPSCGDCHFCGLAEPWLCANAGAAAVAPYARLASDGTELYPGLGTAAFAQETVVPATAVLPLPEGVPLAEAALLGCAVLTGYGAVHHAAAVRPGESVAVFGVGGVGLSVLQSARIAGAGAIVAVDVSPAKEELARAAGATDFVLASGDTAKHIRKLTGGYGADVAIECVGRADTIRTAWSATRRGGRTTVVGIGGKDDQVAFSALEIFYFGRTLSGCVYGNSDPAKDLPVLAEHVRAGRLDLSAMVTDRIGLDGIPGAFDAMRAGRGGRALVVF; encoded by the coding sequence GTGACCCGCGCCGCCGTACTGCCCGCCGTCAACGCCCCGCTCGTCGTCACCGACATCGACCTCCCCGACCCCGGTCCCGGCCAGGTCAGGGTCCGCCTCGCCGCGGCCGGTGTCTGCCACTCCGACCTCTCCCTCGCCACCGGCACCCTCCGCCAGCCCGTCCCCGCCGTCCTCGGCCACGAGGGCGCCGGCACGGTGGTCGCCGTGGGCGACGCGGTCACCGGCGTCGCCGTCGGCGACCGCGTCGTCCTCAACTGGGCGCCCTCCTGCGGCGACTGCCACTTCTGCGGCCTCGCCGAGCCCTGGCTCTGCGCGAACGCCGGCGCCGCCGCCGTCGCCCCCTACGCCCGGCTCGCCTCCGACGGCACCGAGCTCTACCCCGGCCTTGGCACGGCCGCCTTCGCCCAGGAGACCGTCGTCCCCGCCACCGCTGTCCTCCCCCTCCCCGAAGGCGTCCCCCTCGCCGAAGCCGCCCTCCTCGGCTGCGCCGTCCTCACCGGCTACGGCGCCGTCCACCATGCGGCGGCCGTACGGCCCGGCGAGTCCGTCGCCGTCTTCGGCGTCGGCGGCGTCGGCCTCTCGGTCCTGCAGTCCGCCCGGATCGCCGGCGCGGGCGCGATTGTCGCGGTCGACGTCTCCCCGGCGAAGGAGGAGCTCGCCCGTGCGGCCGGGGCGACCGATTTCGTTCTCGCCTCCGGCGATACCGCGAAGCACATCCGCAAACTGACGGGTGGCTACGGCGCCGACGTCGCCATCGAGTGCGTCGGCCGCGCCGACACCATCCGCACCGCCTGGTCCGCCACCCGCCGCGGCGGCCGCACCACCGTCGTCGGCATCGGCGGCAAGGACGACCAGGTCGCCTTCTCCGCCCTTGAGATCTTCTACTTCGGCCGCACGCTCTCGGGGTGCGTCTACGGCAACTCCGACCCCGCGAAGGACCTGCCGGTCCTGGCCGAGCACGTCCGTGCCGGGCGCTTGGACCTGTCCGCGATGGTCACCGACCGGATCGGGCTGGACGGGATCCCCGGGGCGTTCGACGCGATGCGTGCGGGGCGGGGCGGTCGGGCTCTGGTTGTTTTCTAG
- a CDS encoding acyl-CoA dehydrogenase family protein, whose product MDLELSQEQTAVRRLAAEFCDREVAPYAAAWDRAESVDRGIVKKLGALGFLGLTVPEEYGGSAGDHLAYCLVTEELGRGDSAVRGIVSVSLGLVAKSIAAWGSEEQKHEWLPRLCSGDAVGSFALTEPGTGSDAGNLTTRAVRDGGDYVISGTKMFITNGTWADVVLLFARTDPDTPGHKGVSAFLVPADSPGLTRRAVHGKLGLRGQATAELVLDGVRVPDSAMIAPEGKGFSVAMSALAKGRMSVAAGCVGIAQAALDAAVRYAGEREQFGKPIAGHQLVQELIADIAVDVAAARLLTWRVADLIDRGLPFATESSVAKLYASEAAVRSANNALQVFGGYGYVDEYPVGKLVRDARVMTLYEGTSQIQKLLIGRSLTGVSAF is encoded by the coding sequence ATGGATCTCGAACTGTCGCAGGAGCAGACCGCGGTCCGCCGCCTCGCCGCCGAGTTCTGCGACCGTGAGGTCGCGCCGTACGCCGCCGCCTGGGACCGGGCCGAGAGCGTGGACCGGGGCATCGTGAAGAAGCTGGGAGCGCTCGGCTTCCTCGGGCTGACCGTTCCGGAGGAGTATGGGGGGTCGGCCGGCGACCACCTCGCGTACTGCCTGGTGACGGAGGAGCTCGGCCGGGGCGACTCCGCCGTGCGCGGGATCGTGTCCGTGTCGCTCGGGCTGGTGGCGAAGTCGATCGCGGCGTGGGGGAGCGAGGAGCAGAAGCACGAGTGGCTGCCCCGGCTCTGCTCCGGTGATGCCGTCGGCAGCTTCGCGCTCACCGAGCCGGGGACGGGGTCGGACGCCGGGAATCTGACGACCCGGGCGGTGCGGGACGGCGGTGACTACGTCATCAGCGGCACGAAGATGTTCATCACCAACGGCACCTGGGCGGATGTCGTGCTCCTCTTCGCGCGCACGGACCCCGACACCCCCGGTCACAAGGGCGTCAGCGCGTTCCTGGTCCCCGCCGACAGCCCCGGCCTGACCCGCCGCGCCGTCCACGGAAAGCTGGGGCTGCGCGGGCAGGCGACGGCCGAGCTGGTGCTGGACGGCGTGCGCGTGCCGGATTCCGCGATGATCGCGCCGGAGGGCAAGGGCTTCTCGGTCGCCATGTCGGCGCTGGCGAAGGGCCGGATGTCGGTGGCGGCCGGTTGCGTCGGCATCGCGCAGGCGGCGCTGGACGCGGCGGTGCGGTACGCGGGTGAGCGGGAGCAGTTCGGGAAGCCGATCGCGGGGCATCAGCTGGTGCAGGAGCTGATAGCGGACATCGCGGTGGACGTGGCCGCGGCGAGGCTGCTGACCTGGCGGGTGGCCGATCTGATCGACCGGGGGCTGCCGTTCGCGACGGAGTCGTCGGTGGCGAAGCTGTACGCGAGCGAGGCGGCGGTGCGCAGCGCGAACAACGCGCTGCAGGTGTTCGGCGGCTATGGATATGTCGATGAATACCCGGTGGGCAAGCTGGTGCGGGACGCCCGCGTCATGACGCTGTACGAGGGCACCAGCCAGATCCAGAAGCTGCTGATCGGCCGGTCCCTGACCGGGGTCTCGGCGTTCTGA
- a CDS encoding TetR/AcrR family transcriptional regulator — MNADAEQAGIEAEAGTWTGITPDAARRLVMAAVEAFAERGYHATTTRDIAGRAGMSPAALYIHYKTKEELLYQISGVGHRLSLGLLQDAANGGGSPAERLTGAVRAFVRWHAEHHTTGRVVQYELGALSAEHYTEIVGLRRRSEAAIRSVIQDGVKAGDFDVPDVSGTTLAVLSLCIDVARWFNPGGRRTPDEIGELYADLVLRMVGSR; from the coding sequence ATGAACGCGGATGCCGAGCAGGCCGGGATCGAAGCAGAGGCCGGGACATGGACCGGCATCACTCCTGACGCCGCCCGGCGGCTGGTGATGGCCGCCGTCGAGGCGTTCGCGGAGCGTGGCTATCACGCGACGACGACCCGCGACATCGCCGGCCGGGCCGGGATGAGCCCGGCCGCGCTCTACATCCACTACAAGACCAAGGAAGAGCTGCTCTACCAGATCAGCGGCGTCGGCCACCGGCTCTCCCTCGGCCTGCTCCAGGACGCCGCGAACGGCGGCGGCAGCCCGGCCGAGCGGCTGACCGGGGCGGTGCGGGCCTTCGTACGCTGGCACGCCGAGCACCACACCACCGGCCGGGTGGTGCAGTACGAGCTGGGAGCGCTGAGCGCCGAGCACTACACGGAGATCGTCGGGCTGCGCAGGCGCAGCGAGGCGGCGATCCGGTCGGTCATCCAGGACGGGGTGAAGGCCGGGGACTTCGACGTGCCGGACGTGTCGGGCACGACGCTCGCCGTGCTGTCGCTGTGCATCGACGTGGCCCGCTGGTTCAACCCGGGTGGCCGGCGAACGCCCGACGAGATCGGCGAGCTGTACGCCGATCTCGTCCTGCGCATGGTCGGTTCCCGGTAG
- the soxR gene encoding redox-sensitive transcriptional activator SoxR yields the protein MSAIPIEHRQLTVGMLSERSGAAVSALHFYESKGLISSTRTAGNQRRYGRDALRRVAFIRAAQRVGMPLAIIREALDGLPDGRTPTPEDWAGLSTRWRAELDARITQLTQLRDNLDDCIGCGCLSLQRCALANPGDRLGEQGPGARRFLTSDCSPH from the coding sequence ATGTCCGCCATCCCGATCGAACACCGGCAGCTGACAGTCGGCATGCTCAGCGAGCGCAGCGGAGCGGCCGTCTCCGCCCTGCACTTCTATGAGTCCAAGGGCCTGATCAGCAGCACCCGCACCGCCGGCAACCAGCGCCGCTACGGCCGCGACGCCCTGCGCCGCGTCGCCTTCATCCGCGCCGCGCAGCGGGTCGGCATGCCGCTGGCCATCATCCGCGAGGCCCTCGACGGACTCCCCGACGGCCGCACGCCGACCCCCGAGGACTGGGCCGGGCTCTCCACGCGGTGGCGCGCCGAACTCGACGCCCGGATCACGCAGCTCACCCAGCTGCGCGACAACCTCGACGACTGCATCGGCTGCGGCTGCCTGTCGCTCCAGCGCTGCGCCCTGGCCAACCCCGGCGACCGCCTGGGCGAACAGGGCCCGGGCGCCCGCCGCTTCCTCACCAGCGACTGCTCACCACACTGA
- a CDS encoding TetR/AcrR family transcriptional regulator, translating to MARPRKPLLSRERIVSEALALIDADGLQAVSTRRLAARLGVSGPSLYNHFRTMDDILDAAADSVVAEVDLSMFSESAEASDWRAALLAWARSYRAALAAHPNIVPFLAQGPGRRPAGLRMADAVFGGMVGAGWPPAHATRIGALMRYFVAGSALGSFARGFVDDPAAYDPADYPHLGQAHLLAAAQPQVDEGAFETGLRALVDGLALQYGALAAG from the coding sequence ATGGCCCGCCCCCGCAAGCCCCTCCTCAGCCGCGAGCGCATCGTCTCGGAAGCCCTCGCCCTGATCGACGCGGACGGTCTCCAGGCGGTCTCCACGCGCCGGCTCGCGGCGCGGCTCGGGGTCAGCGGTCCCTCCCTCTACAACCACTTCCGCACCATGGACGACATCCTCGACGCGGCCGCGGACTCCGTCGTTGCGGAGGTCGACCTCTCGATGTTCTCCGAGTCCGCGGAGGCGTCCGATTGGCGCGCCGCCCTGCTCGCCTGGGCTCGCTCCTACCGCGCCGCCCTCGCCGCCCACCCCAACATCGTCCCCTTCCTCGCCCAGGGCCCCGGCCGCCGCCCCGCCGGCCTCCGCATGGCCGACGCCGTCTTCGGCGGCATGGTCGGCGCCGGCTGGCCCCCCGCCCACGCCACCCGCATCGGCGCCCTCATGCGGTATTTCGTCGCCGGGTCGGCTCTTGGGTCCTTCGCCCGGGGGTTCGTCGACGACCCTGCCGCCTACGACCCTGCCGACTACCCGCACCTCGGGCAGGCCCACCTCCTCGCCGCGGCGCAGCCGCAGGTCGACGAGGGCGCCTTCGAGACGGGGCTGCGGGCTCTGGTGGACGGGCTGGCCCTGCAGTACGGGGCGCTGGCCGCGGGCTGA
- a CDS encoding amidase yields the protein MAQLHDLTAVEQAEAVRKGTVSPTELTEHYLGRIERLNETVGAFVTVMPELARKQAAEAEAQALAARRDGREAELSPLHGVPVPVKDLCFTAGVRTTLGSAVYADHVPDTDDHVVTLLREAGTVMLGKTNTPEFGLPCYTENSVAPPARTPWALDRSAGGSSGGAAAAVASGLSPVAHASDGGGSIRIPASVCGLFGIKPSRGRVPQGPVTHDITGLSSGGPLARTVADAAALLDVLAAAVPGAPYAAPALPPGATFASYAAREPGTLRVVGLPQPPVPGVELHPDCRAAYDGAVELLRGLGHQVDEIELPVDENLRDAFTRVWAVMSTSYPVGPDQEELLIPLTRYLRAEGAKVSGPAFAEALYAFRALGELIAAALHSTYDVILTPTLAQPPALIGGLRNDADPAAEFAALAAFTPYTPIFNATGQPAVSVPLHWTDAGLPVGVMFGGRYGDEATLISLSAQLEAASPWAGRKPSVW from the coding sequence ATGGCTCAGTTGCACGATCTGACGGCGGTGGAGCAGGCGGAGGCGGTCCGGAAGGGGACGGTGTCGCCCACCGAGCTGACGGAGCATTACCTCGGACGGATCGAGCGGCTGAACGAGACGGTCGGGGCCTTTGTGACCGTGATGCCGGAGCTCGCGCGCAAGCAGGCGGCGGAGGCCGAGGCGCAGGCGCTGGCGGCGCGGCGGGACGGGCGGGAGGCGGAGCTTTCGCCGCTGCACGGGGTACCCGTGCCGGTGAAGGACCTGTGCTTCACGGCCGGGGTGCGCACGACGCTCGGGTCGGCGGTCTACGCCGACCACGTGCCGGACACGGACGACCATGTCGTGACGCTGCTGCGCGAGGCGGGCACCGTCATGCTGGGCAAGACCAACACCCCGGAGTTCGGGCTGCCCTGCTACACCGAGAACAGCGTGGCGCCCCCGGCCCGCACCCCCTGGGCCCTCGACCGGTCGGCGGGCGGCTCCAGCGGCGGGGCAGCGGCGGCCGTGGCGTCGGGCCTGTCGCCGGTGGCGCACGCGAGCGACGGGGGCGGTTCGATCCGGATCCCGGCCTCCGTGTGCGGGCTGTTCGGGATCAAGCCGAGCCGTGGCCGGGTGCCTCAGGGGCCCGTCACGCACGACATCACCGGCCTGAGCAGCGGCGGCCCGCTGGCCCGCACCGTCGCGGACGCCGCCGCGCTCCTGGACGTCCTGGCCGCCGCGGTGCCCGGCGCGCCCTACGCCGCGCCCGCCCTCCCACCGGGCGCGACCTTCGCCTCGTACGCGGCCCGGGAGCCGGGCACGCTGCGCGTGGTCGGGCTGCCGCAGCCCCCGGTGCCGGGGGTGGAGCTGCACCCGGACTGCCGGGCGGCGTACGACGGGGCGGTGGAGCTGCTGCGCGGGCTCGGCCACCAGGTCGACGAGATCGAGCTGCCGGTGGACGAGAACCTGCGCGACGCCTTCACCAGGGTCTGGGCCGTGATGTCCACGTCCTACCCCGTCGGCCCGGACCAGGAGGAGCTGCTGATCCCGCTCACCCGGTATCTGCGGGCCGAGGGCGCCAAGGTCTCCGGTCCGGCCTTCGCCGAGGCGCTGTACGCCTTCCGCGCGCTGGGTGAACTGATCGCCGCCGCGCTGCACTCCACGTACGACGTGATCCTGACCCCGACCCTTGCCCAGCCCCCGGCTCTGATCGGCGGGCTGCGCAACGACGCCGACCCGGCCGCCGAGTTCGCGGCGCTGGCCGCCTTCACCCCGTACACGCCGATCTTCAACGCCACCGGCCAGCCGGCCGTCAGCGTGCCGCTGCACTGGACGGACGCCGGGCTGCCGGTCGGCGTGATGTTCGGCGGCCGCTACGGCGACGAGGCGACCCTCATCTCGCTGTCCGCGCAGCTGGAGGCGGCGAGCCCGTGGGCCGGCCGCAAGCCGTCAGTGTGGTGA